One genomic segment of Methanothermococcus okinawensis IH1 includes these proteins:
- a CDS encoding restriction endonuclease yields MSARLNDYKWGENTSVWINRAGQSNSLEFRDLFLKENIIAIDWADIKENLTNIDNKEKLRKIFMKSYPKHIYEQENPGKNYKGCVGNSVGQIWSFLKEMKKGDIVLIPIENNKLVVAEIVGDYEWVDEIPRHRRKIKIIERIPEYYYLKRTGSKGLYSGTVARLRYKDNNKRKYLSNEKYWI; encoded by the coding sequence ATGTCTGCAAGACTAAATGATTATAAATGGGGTGAAAATACGAGTGTATGGATAAATAGAGCTGGACAGAGCAATAGTTTAGAATTTAGAGACTTATTTTTGAAAGAGAATATCATTGCAATTGATTGGGCAGATATTAAAGAAAATTTAACAAATATTGATAATAAAGAAAAATTGAGAAAAATCTTTATGAAATCATACCCTAAACATATATATGAACAAGAAAATCCCGGAAAGAATTATAAAGGCTGTGTTGGGAATTCAGTAGGTCAGATTTGGAGTTTTTTAAAAGAAATGAAAAAAGGTGATATTGTTTTAATTCCCATAGAAAATAATAAATTAGTTGTTGCAGAAATAGTTGGAGATTATGAATGGGTTGATGAAATTCCAAGACATAGAAGAAAGATTAAAATAATAGAACGTATTCCAGAGTATTATTATTTAAAACGTACTGGTTCTAAGGGCTTATATAGTGGCACAGTTGCAAGATTAAGATACAAGGATAATAATAAAAGAAAATATTTATCAAACGAAAAATATTGGATATAA
- the radB gene encoding DNA repair and recombination protein RadB, whose amino-acid sequence MLKEILKGNIERKTITQIYGPPGVGKTNIGIISAINFIRKGFKVVYVDTEGGLSIERIKQIAGDEIENILNNLIIYEPESFEEQSILLEKLLYIDNLGLVIVDGISSLYRLELSDKVDENTRLNRILGRQILTLLNTAKKKNLAVLITNQVSDTSNGFKATGGKILEYWSKTIIRMEKLNKLRELILEKHRYSEEGERIKYKIVKKGIDIIP is encoded by the coding sequence ATGTTAAAGGAAATTTTAAAGGGAAATATCGAAAGAAAAACAATTACTCAGATTTATGGACCACCAGGAGTTGGGAAAACCAATATTGGTATAATTTCTGCAATAAATTTTATAAGAAAAGGTTTTAAAGTAGTATATGTAGATACCGAGGGCGGATTATCTATTGAAAGAATAAAGCAAATAGCAGGGGATGAAATTGAAAATATACTCAATAATTTGATTATTTACGAACCCGAAAGCTTTGAAGAGCAATCAATACTCCTTGAAAAATTATTATACATTGATAATTTGGGTTTAGTTATCGTTGATGGCATATCGTCATTATATAGGTTAGAGCTCTCAGACAAGGTGGATGAAAATACCCGATTAAACAGAATACTTGGCAGGCAAATACTTACCCTATTAAATACTGCCAAAAAAAAGAACTTAGCAGTTTTAATTACAAATCAAGTTAGCGATACCTCAAATGGATTTAAAGCAACTGGTGGAAAGATACTTGAATATTGGAGCAAAACCATAATTAGAATGGAAAAGCTAAATAAATTAAGGGAGTTAATATTAGAAAAACACAGATATTCGGAAGAAGGAGAACGAATTAAATATAAAATAGTAAAAAAAGGTATTGATATAATACCATAA
- a CDS encoding SLC13 family permease, translating into MSKNTTNIIILFFSFLLMVLILVFFPAEAEVKKGLAILLFISILWVSEAFPISISALFIPVFAVIFGIFDVKDAFKSFAHPIIFLFLGGFALASALKKHDIDKIIAYKIVKLGNGDFKTASFLIMLTTYILSMWISNTSATLIMLPLALGLLSTYENIDLNNNGNDKDSNERNNLKNIYSFLLLGIAYSASIGGIATIIGSPPNAITSSSLNMGFLEWFEVGFPISLILMPVIYVILYLYFKPNVKNHNINLNNNFKYTNKTILTFIIFLSIAILWMVSGKIAKLIGVSSYMDSIIAVIGIILLFSLKLIDWKDLNESTDWGVLMLFGGALSLSSILSTTGTGEFIANILISFMNSIPISMFIFGIILFSMILTNIMSNTGVAGVLMPVLIAAAMELNISPELIALPVGIAVSCAYMLPVGTPPNAIVFAEGYLNEKDMIKVGFILSLISSVIIAGYFLLL; encoded by the coding sequence ATGTCGAAGAATACAACTAACATTATAATTTTATTTTTCAGTTTTTTGCTGATGGTATTAATATTAGTGTTTTTTCCAGCAGAAGCTGAGGTAAAAAAGGGATTGGCAATATTATTGTTCATATCTATTCTGTGGGTATCTGAGGCTTTTCCTATATCCATATCTGCATTGTTTATTCCAGTATTTGCCGTTATTTTTGGAATTTTTGATGTAAAAGATGCTTTTAAATCATTTGCTCACCCCATCATATTTTTATTTTTGGGAGGATTTGCACTGGCATCGGCATTAAAGAAGCATGATATAGATAAAATAATTGCATACAAGATTGTTAAACTAGGAAACGGAGATTTTAAAACAGCAAGCTTTTTAATTATGCTAACAACCTATATTCTTTCAATGTGGATAAGCAATACTTCGGCGACATTGATAATGCTGCCTCTTGCCCTTGGTTTGCTGTCCACCTACGAAAATATAGATTTAAATAATAATGGTAATGATAAAGACAGTAATGAACGAAACAATCTTAAAAATATTTATTCATTTCTTCTTTTAGGTATTGCATACTCTGCAAGTATTGGAGGAATTGCAACCATAATTGGAAGCCCACCAAATGCTATTACAAGCAGTTCTTTGAATATGGGTTTTTTAGAGTGGTTTGAGGTGGGATTTCCAATAAGTTTAATTTTAATGCCTGTAATCTATGTTATATTATATCTTTACTTTAAGCCAAATGTAAAAAATCATAATATTAATTTAAATAATAATTTTAAATATACAAATAAAACAATTTTAACATTTATTATATTTTTATCAATTGCTATTTTATGGATGGTTAGCGGAAAAATTGCAAAATTGATTGGAGTAAGTAGTTATATGGATTCCATAATTGCAGTAATTGGCATAATTCTATTGTTTTCTTTAAAACTAATAGATTGGAAGGATTTAAATGAATCTACCGATTGGGGAGTGCTGATGCTTTTTGGAGGAGCTCTGTCTTTAAGCAGTATATTATCCACAACAGGAACAGGGGAATTTATTGCAAATATTCTAATAAGTTTTATGAATAGCATCCCAATTTCCATGTTTATATTTGGAATAATTTTATTTTCCATGATATTAACCAACATTATGAGTAATACAGGCGTTGCAGGCGTTTTAATGCCAGTATTGATAGCAGCCGCAATGGAACTAAACATAAGTCCAGAATTAATTGCTTTACCTGTTGGGATTGCAGTATCCTGTGCATATATGCTCCCAGTGGGAACTCCTCCAAATGCCATAGTTTTTGCAGAGGGCTATTTAAATGAAAAGGATATGATAAAAGTAGGTTTTATATTATCGTTGATATCATCGGTTATTATTGCAGGTTATTTCCTACTATTATGA
- the rfbC gene encoding dTDP-4-dehydrorhamnose 3,5-epimerase, which yields MPFEFIKTKIPEVILIKPKVFGDERGFFLETYKKEDFEKVGINGEFIQDNHSKSCYGVLRGLHFQKEPYAQAKIVRCIRGVIYDVAVDLRRSSPTFGQWVGAVLSEYNKHQLYIPRGFAHGFCVLSGEAEVVYKVDNKYAPEYECGVIWNDGDIGIDWLIDEPILSDKDKQWHTLKELDKKGELF from the coding sequence ATGCCATTTGAATTTATAAAAACCAAAATTCCAGAGGTAATTTTAATAAAACCAAAAGTTTTTGGGGATGAAAGAGGATTTTTCTTAGAAACCTATAAAAAAGAAGATTTTGAAAAGGTAGGTATAAACGGAGAATTTATTCAAGATAACCATTCTAAATCTTGTTATGGCGTGTTAAGGGGATTACATTTCCAAAAAGAACCTTATGCACAGGCTAAAATAGTAAGGTGCATAAGGGGAGTTATCTATGATGTTGCCGTGGATTTAAGGAGGAGCTCCCCAACATTTGGGCAGTGGGTAGGTGCTGTGCTCTCAGAGTATAATAAACATCAATTATATATTCCAAGAGGATTTGCCCATGGTTTTTGTGTTTTAAGTGGTGAGGCTGAGGTTGTTTATAAGGTAGATAATAAATATGCTCCTGAATATGAATGTGGTGTGATTTGGAATGATGGTGATATTGGTATTGACTGGCTTATTGATGAACCAATACTGTCTGATAAAGATAAACAATGGCATACATTAAAGGAATTGGATAAAAAGGGTGAGCTCTTTTAA
- the glgP gene encoding alpha-glucan family phosphorylase gives MKPTAYFCMEFAIDQPLKTYAGGLGFLAGSHFRVANRLKYPLVGVSMLWSYGYYDQVRDKEGRMKVDYVRKYYEFLEDIKLKIPVTINNATVWVKAYKLEEDVFGTCPIYFLTTDIPENDYLSRTISYNLYDGNNLTHIAQEIVLGVGGYKVIRECENVKLYHINEAHPLPLGFKMLEDYGLNYVKEHLVFTTHTPVPAGNETQDINLLKNMGFFGNVDIKTAEKLGGNPFNLTVAALRMSKKANAVSKLHKETTEKMWSWVKDKCPITYITNAQDKCYWQDAVIRDAAKDYDYDKLRKRKMQLKKLLFEEVADQTGKLFDPNIMTVVWARRFAGYKRPYLPLHDETKLKKLLDDKKIQIIWAGKPHPNDTNAQITFNWIVSKTRDLKGAAILTGYELKLSKLLKMGSDIWLNTPKRPNEASGTSGMTASMNASIHMSSLDGWHVEWTEMYPEDSFTIGDGIHTDDDYEAKCMYEQLEKASNMYDTEEWWKKACNCVNHIVEYFDAERMIKEYAEKMYK, from the coding sequence ATGAAACCTACGGCTTATTTTTGTATGGAATTTGCAATAGACCAGCCTTTAAAAACTTATGCGGGAGGATTGGGTTTTTTAGCGGGTTCTCATTTTAGGGTTGCCAATAGATTGAAGTATCCACTTGTTGGAGTTTCAATGCTATGGAGTTATGGATATTATGACCAGGTGCGAGATAAAGAAGGCAGGATGAAGGTTGATTATGTTAGAAAATATTATGAATTTTTGGAAGATATTAAATTAAAAATTCCTGTAACTATAAATAATGCCACAGTTTGGGTAAAGGCATATAAACTTGAAGAGGATGTATTTGGAACATGCCCAATATATTTTTTAACAACAGATATTCCAGAAAACGACTATTTATCAAGGACAATATCCTACAATTTATACGATGGGAACAATTTAACACATATTGCCCAAGAAATTGTTTTAGGTGTGGGTGGTTATAAGGTTATAAGGGAATGTGAAAATGTTAAACTATATCATATTAATGAGGCTCATCCATTGCCATTGGGTTTCAAAATGCTTGAAGATTATGGATTAAATTATGTAAAAGAGCATTTAGTTTTTACAACCCACACGCCAGTTCCCGCAGGGAATGAAACACAAGATATTAATTTACTAAAAAACATGGGATTCTTTGGAAATGTTGATATAAAAACTGCTGAAAAACTCGGGGGGAATCCATTTAATTTAACTGTTGCAGCGTTAAGAATGTCTAAAAAGGCAAATGCAGTTTCAAAACTACACAAAGAAACCACTGAGAAGATGTGGAGTTGGGTAAAGGATAAATGCCCCATCACATATATAACAAATGCTCAGGATAAGTGTTATTGGCAGGATGCTGTTATAAGGGATGCTGCAAAAGATTACGATTATGATAAACTGAGAAAAAGAAAGATGCAGTTAAAAAAACTACTTTTCGAAGAGGTTGCCGATCAAACTGGAAAATTATTCGACCCAAATATAATGACTGTGGTATGGGCAAGGAGATTTGCAGGATATAAACGACCATATTTACCATTACATGATGAAACTAAATTAAAAAAACTTCTCGATGATAAAAAAATTCAAATAATATGGGCTGGAAAACCGCATCCTAATGACACAAATGCCCAGATTACATTTAATTGGATAGTGTCAAAAACAAGAGATTTAAAAGGTGCAGCGATATTAACTGGATATGAATTAAAATTAAGTAAATTATTAAAAATGGGTTCTGATATATGGTTAAATACTCCAAAACGACCTAATGAAGCCTCTGGAACATCTGGAATGACTGCCTCAATGAATGCATCTATTCACATGAGCTCCCTTGATGGTTGGCATGTTGAATGGACTGAGATGTATCCCGAGGATAGCTTTACCATAGGAGATGGAATACATACTGATGACGACTACGAGGCAAAATGCATGTATGAACAGCTTGAAAAAGCCTCAAACATGTATGACACAGAGGAATGGTGGAAAAAGGCATGCAACTGTGTTAATCATATAGTTGAGTATTTCGATGCCGAGAGAATGATTAAGGAATATGCTGAAAAAATGTATAAATAA
- a CDS encoding methanogenesis marker 14 protein, with amino-acid sequence MGFFDSITSIFKKSPKIHYAKSQTVDLIELKKNPYYIVASVELGNTTTKSIITGTNMDTGTTYIISKDVRMTRDVRAPKKGEAIFGRTLWGVELTKEAVSDMVKEVLIGALNKGNLSIEDLHFVVRSTGVTAGFASPEEISNMIIALADGCLKAGIPPSKMAPAMTKNQLPKPFDKYTLMDKVIFDGAVTGVVPPTGKEVVANEMEGELVTAGIKVGAKWTEVDFRNPCMSIDFGTTLAGRITNDSKPYANVVGNLCGLAGAIADAIAKGSGLVNKNKGAVLDIKKEKGKVNKELAETYAEKAHKYIKICEVPKDMERFGTVPVNPKSAEKAGTVLIGCDVGENGSDIPKLEEIGKKIMDESNTPTLLYTLDIVSAEITKKLVQLANNKGIVNEKSAIGITGRAGITGNKPKLIIEKLGELNIWEKPEENIVFVEDGLALGSSVMARCMNCLGTPKNPIGGNRGDKCILGERRKWQKQRGMIK; translated from the coding sequence ATGGGGTTTTTTGATTCAATTACATCTATTTTTAAGAAATCTCCTAAGATACACTATGCAAAGTCTCAAACAGTAGATTTAATAGAATTAAAGAAAAATCCTTATTACATAGTAGCATCTGTTGAATTAGGAAATACCACGACAAAATCCATCATCACAGGAACCAATATGGATACAGGAACTACCTATATAATAAGCAAAGATGTAAGGATGACCAGAGATGTGCGAGCTCCTAAGAAGGGAGAAGCAATATTTGGAAGAACACTTTGGGGAGTAGAATTAACAAAAGAAGCTGTTTCTGATATGGTTAAAGAAGTATTAATCGGAGCTCTGAATAAGGGAAATTTATCAATTGAGGATTTGCATTTTGTTGTTAGAAGTACAGGAGTTACAGCAGGATTTGCCTCCCCCGAAGAAATAAGTAATATGATTATAGCACTTGCAGATGGATGTTTAAAAGCAGGCATTCCACCATCAAAAATGGCTCCTGCAATGACTAAAAATCAACTTCCAAAACCTTTTGATAAATACACACTTATGGATAAAGTAATATTTGATGGTGCAGTTACAGGAGTTGTTCCGCCCACAGGCAAAGAAGTTGTGGCAAATGAGATGGAGGGTGAGCTCGTTACAGCAGGAATAAAAGTAGGTGCAAAATGGACAGAGGTGGATTTTAGAAACCCCTGTATGAGTATTGATTTTGGAACCACTCTTGCAGGAAGGATTACAAATGATTCAAAACCTTATGCTAATGTTGTTGGAAATTTATGTGGTTTAGCAGGTGCCATTGCCGATGCCATAGCTAAAGGTAGTGGGTTGGTAAATAAAAACAAAGGTGCTGTTTTAGATATTAAAAAGGAAAAAGGTAAAGTAAATAAAGAACTTGCAGAAACCTATGCAGAAAAGGCTCATAAATATATAAAAATATGCGAAGTTCCAAAAGATATGGAACGATTTGGTACTGTTCCAGTAAATCCTAAAAGTGCAGAAAAAGCAGGAACTGTATTAATTGGATGTGATGTTGGAGAAAATGGAAGCGATATTCCAAAATTGGAAGAAATTGGAAAAAAAATTATGGATGAGAGCAATACCCCAACATTGCTATATACCCTCGATATAGTATCGGCTGAAATAACTAAAAAACTTGTGCAACTTGCAAATAACAAAGGTATTGTAAATGAAAAGAGTGCTATTGGAATAACTGGACGAGCAGGGATAACAGGCAACAAACCTAAATTAATAATTGAAAAACTTGGAGAATTAAATATTTGGGAAAAACCTGAGGAAAATATCGTATTTGTTGAAGATGGTCTTGCATTGGGTTCCAGCGTAATGGCAAGATGCATGAATTGTCTTGGAACTCCAAAAAATCCTATTGGTGGTAATCGAGGAGATAAATGTATATTAGGGGAAAGAAGAAAATGGCAGAAACAAAGAGGCATGATAAAGTAA
- a CDS encoding tRNA(Ile)(2)-agmatinylcytidine synthase has translation MLIGIDDTDSRERYCTTYIGMLLMEELGKRYKMDTPKLIRMNPMVKYKTRGNGGVSLRVMEDEKKLTENDIDYIKKTVINLVEKYSDFECENTNPGIVFLSEKNYRKNKEILKNYYKKVLYDIITVDYAKKIINKIGGEYIIYKKGHGIIGALGSISSVAPYTYELLAYRKKENWGTKRIIDDKSVVEMDKKTIPFTFNNVDGEKQIIAPNTKCPVLYGIRGIKKDILLDAMKMVKCEEIDKYMIYKTNQGTDVNLRYMKIKDIYPNTGVIIYGTVVNNPKDIAGGIVVFEVEDNTGKITCVAYEPTKDFRNIVRKLRKGDIVGVYGTVREEPFEINIEKLKILKLSKEYIKDKKCSCGGTLKSRGVKSGYVCNKCGKKIKYNEIKLIEVKRDIKEGFYEVPPSARRHLSKPLILF, from the coding sequence ATGCTTATAGGAATAGATGATACAGACAGCAGGGAGCGATATTGCACAACATATATTGGTATGCTTCTTATGGAGGAGCTCGGGAAAAGATATAAAATGGATACTCCAAAGTTAATAAGAATGAACCCCATGGTTAAATATAAAACCCGTGGAAACGGCGGAGTTAGTTTAAGAGTTATGGAGGATGAAAAAAAATTAACTGAAAATGATATAGATTATATAAAAAAAACCGTTATAAATCTCGTTGAAAAATATTCTGATTTTGAATGCGAAAACACAAACCCAGGAATAGTATTTTTAAGTGAAAAAAATTATAGAAAAAATAAGGAGATACTAAAAAATTACTACAAAAAAGTGCTTTATGATATAATCACCGTAGATTATGCAAAGAAAATAATAAACAAAATCGGAGGAGAATATATAATTTATAAAAAGGGACATGGTATAATAGGAGCTCTGGGCAGTATATCATCAGTAGCACCATATACCTATGAATTATTGGCATATAGAAAAAAGGAAAATTGGGGAACTAAAAGAATAATAGATGATAAATCAGTAGTTGAAATGGATAAAAAAACCATTCCATTTACATTTAATAATGTAGATGGAGAAAAACAGATAATTGCACCAAATACAAAATGTCCAGTTCTCTACGGTATTAGAGGTATAAAAAAGGATATTTTATTGGATGCCATGAAAATGGTCAAATGTGAGGAGATAGATAAATATATGATATATAAAACCAATCAGGGCACAGATGTTAATTTAAGATATATGAAAATAAAAGATATTTATCCAAATACTGGTGTAATTATTTATGGGACAGTTGTAAATAATCCAAAAGATATTGCAGGTGGAATTGTAGTATTTGAAGTAGAGGATAATACGGGAAAAATAACTTGTGTAGCTTATGAACCTACAAAGGATTTTAGGAATATAGTGAGAAAATTAAGAAAAGGCGATATTGTTGGAGTATATGGAACGGTTAGAGAAGAACCTTTTGAAATAAATATTGAAAAATTAAAGATATTAAAACTATCCAAAGAATATATAAAGGATAAAAAATGCTCTTGTGGTGGAACATTAAAATCAAGGGGGGTTAAAAGTGGTTATGTTTGTAATAAATGCGGCAAAAAAATAAAATATAATGAAATAAAATTAATAGAAGTTAAAAGGGATATAAAAGAAGGATTTTATGAAGTTCCACCATCTGCAAGAAGGCATTTAAGCAAACCATTAATTTTATTTTAA
- the cbiT gene encoding precorrin-6Y C5,15-methyltransferase (decarboxylating) subunit CbiT, whose amino-acid sequence MIKDDDFFRIDGVPITKEEIRAVSIGKLQLNHNDVVVDIGCGSGGMTVEMARRCKFVYAVDNSEDAITTTKKNLDKFNIKNCELIKGNAEDVIYNLEFNKAFIGGTKNIDIILNILKEKNIKHIVVNTIVLENAVKIIKIMNNFKNDNEIYDIDIVNISVSYGKKINTGHMMMARNPITIITYRKK is encoded by the coding sequence ATGATTAAAGATGACGATTTTTTTAGAATAGATGGCGTTCCAATTACAAAAGAAGAAATAAGGGCAGTAAGTATAGGAAAATTGCAATTAAATCATAATGATGTGGTTGTTGATATAGGATGTGGCAGTGGTGGAATGACTGTTGAAATGGCAAGAAGATGCAAATTTGTTTATGCAGTGGATAACTCAGAAGATGCTATAACAACTACAAAAAAGAATCTTGATAAATTTAACATTAAAAATTGTGAATTAATAAAAGGAAATGCAGAGGATGTTATATATAATTTGGAATTTAACAAGGCATTTATCGGTGGAACAAAAAATATAGATATTATTTTGAATATATTAAAAGAAAAAAATATAAAACATATTGTAGTAAATACGATAGTTCTTGAAAATGCCGTGAAAATAATAAAAATAATGAATAATTTTAAAAATGATAATGAGATATATGATATTGATATTGTAAATATATCTGTTAGTTATGGAAAAAAAATAAATACAGGGCATATGATGATGGCAAGAAATCCAATAACCATAATAACTTATAGGAAAAAATAA
- the truD gene encoding tRNA pseudouridine(13) synthase TruD, protein MRNYLLINKRKAESQENLNNYRKNIVLKFRKNKIYNTIDKMRPNLNKYLLNLKIEGCIKKYPEDFIVEEITENGIVLEHGKDLKDVFKNTKNWNGSFIHFTLEKINWNTMDAIRKLAKRTGTKRKNFGFAGTKDKFALTTQRVGCFGVKPEKLEEIKNSIKDIKIRDIQKTNVKLRMGSLWGNKFTIRIRLNDKDNNKNKCDNNSNNKNGNNADIEKLNDILKNIKLDYVLNYYGMQRFGTYRPITHIVGKFIYNRDFESAFYTYCGTPINEIGKTLEARKLVDEGDFRGALKIYPNSQYYEKKMIRHYLKTGSYKESFKVLPPQLKSMFVNAYQSYLFNEMINKRYEYGFEAMEGDVLINGIPTGVLIGSHSELSGGIQGEIEKEIIDEENLDLKAFKIEDFGNFPGARRKLIAKVYDFTYNVEDEGIVLRFKMEKGNYATVVLREFIDI, encoded by the coding sequence ATGAGAAATTATTTATTGATAAACAAAAGAAAAGCAGAATCACAAGAAAATTTAAACAATTATCGTAAAAATATTGTGTTAAAATTTAGAAAAAACAAAATATATAATACAATTGATAAAATGAGACCAAATTTAAATAAATATCTTTTAAATCTAAAAATAGAGGGATGTATAAAAAAATATCCAGAAGACTTTATTGTAGAAGAAATTACAGAGAATGGAATTGTTTTAGAACATGGAAAAGATTTAAAGGATGTTTTTAAAAATACAAAAAATTGGAATGGTTCATTTATACACTTCACCTTGGAAAAAATAAACTGGAATACTATGGATGCCATAAGGAAACTTGCAAAAAGAACAGGCACAAAGAGAAAAAATTTTGGTTTTGCAGGGACAAAAGATAAATTCGCCTTAACAACACAAAGGGTGGGGTGTTTTGGGGTAAAACCTGAAAAATTGGAAGAGATAAAAAACAGCATAAAAGATATAAAAATAAGAGATATTCAAAAAACAAATGTTAAACTTAGAATGGGTAGTTTATGGGGTAATAAATTTACTATAAGAATTAGATTAAACGATAAAGATAATAATAAAAATAAATGTGATAATAACAGTAATAATAAAAACGGTAATAATGCCGATATTGAAAAATTAAATGATATATTAAAAAATATTAAATTGGATTATGTTTTAAATTACTATGGTATGCAAAGATTTGGAACTTATCGTCCTATTACTCACATAGTGGGGAAATTTATATACAATAGGGATTTTGAAAGTGCATTTTATACCTACTGCGGAACTCCTATAAATGAAATAGGAAAAACACTTGAAGCAAGAAAACTTGTAGATGAGGGGGATTTTAGAGGAGCTCTAAAAATATATCCAAACAGTCAGTATTACGAAAAAAAGATGATAAGACACTACTTAAAAACAGGAAGTTATAAAGAAAGCTTTAAAGTTCTTCCACCACAGTTAAAAAGTATGTTTGTAAATGCCTATCAATCTTATCTATTCAACGAAATGATAAATAAAAGATACGAATATGGCTTTGAAGCTATGGAGGGGGATGTTTTAATAAACGGTATTCCAACAGGAGTATTGATTGGTAGCCATTCAGAACTATCTGGTGGAATTCAGGGCGAAATCGAAAAAGAGATAATAGATGAAGAAAATCTCGATTTAAAAGCATTTAAAATTGAAGACTTTGGGAACTTTCCAGGAGCTCGGAGAAAGTTAATAGCAAAGGTGTATGATTTTACCTATAATGTGGAGGATGAGGGAATTGTTTTAAGATTCAAAATGGAGAAAGGAAACTATGCTACGGTGGTTTTAAGGGAATTTATAGATATATAA
- the radA gene encoding DNA repair and recombination protein RadA: MADNLTDLPGVGPSTAEKLIEAGYIDFMKIATATIGELTDIEGISEKAAAKMIMGARELCDLGFKSGADLLNQRKTVWRLSTGSDELNRILNGGLESQSITEFAGVFGSGKTQIAHQACVNLQCEDTIFVDNEWVSDEELANPKAVYIDTEGTFRPERITQMAEALGIDGQKVLDNTFVARAYNSDMQMLFAEKIEELIKSGNNIKLVIVDSLTSTFRNEYTGRGKLAERQQKLGRHMAVLNKLADLHNCIVVITNQVSARPDAFFGVAEQAIGGHIVGHAATFRFFLRKGKGDKRVAKLYDSPHLPDAEAIFRITEKGIHD; this comes from the coding sequence ATGGCTGATAATTTAACGGATTTACCAGGAGTAGGACCTTCAACCGCTGAAAAACTTATTGAAGCAGGATATATCGATTTTATGAAAATTGCCACTGCCACCATAGGTGAACTCACAGATATTGAAGGAATTAGCGAGAAAGCTGCGGCTAAAATGATAATGGGTGCCAGAGAACTATGTGATTTAGGATTTAAAAGTGGTGCAGACCTTTTGAATCAAAGAAAAACAGTATGGAGATTATCCACTGGTAGCGATGAATTAAATAGGATATTAAATGGAGGATTGGAAAGTCAATCCATAACAGAATTTGCAGGAGTATTTGGAAGTGGAAAAACGCAAATTGCCCATCAGGCATGTGTTAATCTCCAATGTGAAGATACAATTTTTGTAGATAATGAATGGGTAAGTGATGAGGAATTGGCAAATCCAAAGGCTGTTTATATAGATACTGAGGGAACATTTAGACCTGAAAGAATTACTCAAATGGCAGAAGCTCTTGGTATAGATGGTCAGAAGGTGCTTGATAACACATTTGTAGCCAGAGCCTACAATTCAGATATGCAGATGCTTTTTGCAGAAAAAATAGAGGAACTCATAAAATCAGGGAATAACATAAAGTTAGTAATTGTGGATTCTCTAACAAGCACATTTAGAAATGAATATACAGGGAGAGGAAAACTCGCAGAAAGACAGCAAAAACTTGGAAGGCACATGGCAGTTTTAAATAAACTTGCAGACCTCCACAACTGTATTGTTGTTATTACAAACCAAGTTTCGGCAAGACCTGATGCATTCTTTGGTGTTGCTGAACAGGCAATTGGGGGGCATATCGTTGGACATGCTGCAACATTTAGATTCTTTTTAAGAAAAGGAAAAGGAGATAAAAGAGTTGCAAAATTATACGACTCTCCACATCTTCCAGATGCCGAGGCAATATTTAGAATAACAGAAAAAGGAATTCATGATTAA